The Nitrosomonas sp. genomic sequence ACCGCTTATCGATTGGTATCCAGAGTTTCAATCGAAAACATTTGAAGGCATTGGGGAGAGTACACGATGATCTCGAAGCGTGGCGGGCAGTGGAAATGGCCTGTCGCTATTTTGATAACGTCAATCTGGATCTGATGTATGCCTTGCCTGAGCAAACTCTGGCAGAAGCGCAAAAGGATATCGAACAGGCCCGCACCTGCGATGTGCGGCACCTGTCGGCTTACCACCTGACGCTTGAACCCAATACCTGGTTCTATCAGCATCCTCCTGACCTGCCGGACGACGATCTGAGTGCCGACATGCAGGAAATGATAGAACAGTTTCTGGCTGAACAAGGCTATGGTAATTACGAAATTTCTGCTTTTGCGAAATCAGGGTGGGAGTGCCGGCATAACCTCAATTACTGGCAATATGGTGATTATCTGGGTGTTGGTGCCGGTGCGCATACCAAGATCAGTTCTCGTGAGAAGATCGTGCGTCAAATGCGCCATAAGCATCCACGGCAATATCTTGAACAATCGGCGAATATCCCGAAGGAGGCAGCAGCATTCATCGTGCGGGAACATGAAGTGGCTTCGCGCGATCGGGTATTCGAGTTCATGATGAATGCGCTGCGTCTGACAGAAGGGTTTGCACCGGCACTATTTCAGAGTCATACCGGTCTGGCACTTTCTGCATTACAAAAACAGCTTGAAGTCGCAGAACAGCAGAATCTGATCATCTGGACACATGACCGAATTCGCCCCACTCTTCGTGGTAGACGTTATCTGAATGATTTGCTGGGAATATTTTTCCAGAATGATGCGCTCTCACTCGATAAGGCAACTATTGATCTGATCTGATCAGCATGATTTGGCGTGGGGGGCTTTTTATGGGTACGTACACCTCTCAATGGTGGTATTTTTGATTTCGGGTAGCTACGCTTGCCAGTCGCTTCTGACCGCTTTTTTTGATGCGCTGTTATACTTCGCTCATCCGCTTTGTGGATCGTCAATTCCACAGCGCCTTGAAGAGACTGGAACTATTGCGTATGGTTTTTAGTTAACTGATATATAGAAATATTCTATGCATGTTCAGAACATTGGCTTTATTGGCCTGGGTATTATGGGAAAACCCATGGCAAGCCGCTTGCTTCAGTATGGTTATCCGGTTTTTCTCTACTCCCGTAGTGGCGTGCCTGATGAGCTGATCTCCTCAGGAGGCTATGCTTGTTGTTCTGCGGTCGAAGTTGCCGAGAAAGCAGATATGGTTATTCTGATGTTGCCGAATACGGTAGATGTAGAAGAAGTTCTGTTTGCTGATAACGGTGTGGCCGTTGGCCTGACCGCCGCCAGGCTGCCCGAATTATCAAATCGTAAAATCGTTATTGATATGAGTTCCATCTCTCCGGGCGAGACCCGTCGTTTTGCCAGCTGTATAGCCGAACTGGGGCATGATTATGCTGATGCACCGGTTTCTGGCGGTCAGACTGGTGCGCAGCAAGGCACATTGACGATCATGGTGGGCGCCACCTTGGCAGTATTTGAAAAAATACAGCCTATACTGGCACGGATGGGGCAGCACATCACTCACATCGGTCAACCTGGAAGCGGGCAGATCTGCAAAATGGCTAACCAGATTGTGGTGGCCGGTACCTGTGTAAAAAATATCCGTCAGGCGTTAATGGGTGGATTTGCGGCGTCCCGGATACTTGATGTGCATGGAGAGCGGATGATCAATCGTAATTTTCAGCCTGGGTTTCGCATTGATCTGCAGGTCAAAGATCTTGATATTGTCTTGGCGTGCGCAGCGGAACTGGGCATCAGCCTGCCTAATACTGCGTTGACGCAATCACTTTATCAGGCCTGTATCGCGCAGGGTGACCAGCTGCTCGATAATTCCGCGATTGTGCGTATTTTAGAAAAGATTTCCAATCACGAAATCACGCCACAGACCACACATGCTATCCCGTGAACTGATCAGGCAGTTACTGGCCATTCTGCCCTCGGATTCGGTTCTGTATGAGGCAGAGGATCTGGGGCCTTATGAATGCGATGCGCTTTCTATTTACCGCCAGTTACCGCTGGCTGTTGTATTACCACGCACCGAAGCGGAAATTGTTAAAATTCTGCAACTCTGTTACCGCGAACGGGTGCCGGTGGTGGCGCGCGGGGCAGGAACGGGGTTATCAGGCGGTGCGCTGCCGCATGCACAGGGAATATTGCTCTCTCTGGCAAAGCTCAATCAAATCATTGAAATCGATCCCATGGCCTGTACTGCCAGAGTACAGCCGGGCGTGCGCAATCTTGCCATCAGCCAGGCGGCCAGTATCCATGGGCTCTACTATGCGCCCGATCCGTCATCGCAGATTGCCTGCACGATCGGCGGCAATGTGGCTGAAAATTCTGGGGGCGTACATTGCCTGAAATATGGTCTGACCGTGCACAATATTCTAAAGCTGCGTGTGCTGACCATCGAGGGGGACGAGATTGAAATCGGTGCCGAAGCATATGATAGCCCAGGGTATGATTTACTGGCCTTGTTGA encodes the following:
- a CDS encoding oxygen-independent coproporphyrinogen III oxidase-like protein gives rise to the protein MMSINPLSPSPLSPRLIELPPLSLYIHLPWCIKKCPYCDFNSHAMDRQTDLPEEAYVAALKRDLEMALPAIWGRPVISVFFGGGTPSLFSAQAIDAILSHARMLLPFVPSAEITLEANPGTFEAPKFADFRAAGINRLSIGIQSFNRKHLKALGRVHDDLEAWRAVEMACRYFDNVNLDLMYALPEQTLAEAQKDIEQARTCDVRHLSAYHLTLEPNTWFYQHPPDLPDDDLSADMQEMIEQFLAEQGYGNYEISAFAKSGWECRHNLNYWQYGDYLGVGAGAHTKISSREKIVRQMRHKHPRQYLEQSANIPKEAAAFIVREHEVASRDRVFEFMMNALRLTEGFAPALFQSHTGLALSALQKQLEVAEQQNLIIWTHDRIRPTLRGRRYLNDLLGIFFQNDALSLDKATIDLI
- a CDS encoding NAD-binding protein, whose product is MHVQNIGFIGLGIMGKPMASRLLQYGYPVFLYSRSGVPDELISSGGYACCSAVEVAEKADMVILMLPNTVDVEEVLFADNGVAVGLTAARLPELSNRKIVIDMSSISPGETRRFASCIAELGHDYADAPVSGGQTGAQQGTLTIMVGATLAVFEKIQPILARMGQHITHIGQPGSGQICKMANQIVVAGTCVKNIRQALMGGFAASRILDVHGERMINRNFQPGFRIDLQVKDLDIVLACAAELGISLPNTALTQSLYQACIAQGDQLLDNSAIVRILEKISNHEITPQTTHAIP